GCATCCCGTACCTCTCCCGGAAGGCACGCAGCAGGGCGAACGGGCTCGTCCCGAGCTCCGCCGCGAGCTGCTCCAGCGACGGCGGCTGCGCGATCCGTTCCTCCAGCACGGCCCTGGCCCGCTCCGCGTCCGCGCCGCCCGCGCGCCGGACCGTACGGGCCGGCAGCGGTCCGGCGTGCCGGGTCAGCATCCGCGCCACCACACCGCGCAGCAGCGTGTCGGCGGCCAGCGCGTTCCCGGCCTCGGCGGCCCGGTGCACCTCGGATATCACCTGCGAGGCCTGCGGGTCGGGGACCATGTCGGCGGTGAAGCCGGGGGTCCCGCGCAGCGTGCCGATCTCGGCGGCGACCTCGCTGATCAGCGCGCGGGACGGGTAGAGGGTGGCGTACGCCCAGCCTTCGGGCACCCCGGCGCGCGCGGTGTGCGCCACCTCCGGGTTGATCAGTACCACGCTGCCCGGCCCGGCGCGCAGGGTCGCGGCGGGCAGCCCGATCTCCTCGACGCCGCCGGTGACGGCCGCGATGACGTACCCGTCGTGGGCGTGGCGCGGGAAGGTGTGGCGGACGTAGTGGGCACGCAGCAGGTCGAGGCCGGGCAGTTCCGGGTACTGCCAGTGCCGCGCCCACTCCCGGCGGCCGTCGTCCGTGCCCATCCCCCCATTCTGCGCCCCGGCCCGTCGGCGCGTTCACGCAGGTCCGGGCGGTTGTCAGTGGCCGGGTGCACGATGGGGGCATGTCCGGTAGCGCGCTCGACTCGTTCTCCCCCGCGACCCGCTCGTGGTTCTCGGGGGCCTTCGTCATGCCCACCTCCGCCCAGGACGGGGCCTGGCGGGCGATCGGCGAGGGGTCCGACGTCCTGGTCGTGGCGCCCACCGGCTCCGGCAAGACCCTGGCCGCCTTCCTCGCGGCCCTCGACCAGCTGGCGTCGACCCCGCCGCCGGCCGAGCCGAAGAAGCGTTGCCGGGTGCTGTACGTGTCGCCGCTCAAGGCCCTGGCCGTCGACGTGGAGCGCAACCTGCGCAGCCCGCTGACCGGCATCCGGCAGGAGTCGGTGCGCCTGGGCCTGCCCGAGCCGGAGATCCGCGTCGGCATCCGCTCCGGTGACACCCCGCCGGCCGAGCGCCGGGCGCTGGTGACGCGGCCGCCGGACATCCTGATCACCACGCCGGAGTCGCTGTTCCTGATGCTGACGTCGGCGGCGCGCGACGCCCTCGCCGGGGTGGAGACGGTGATCCTGGACGAGGTGCATGCCGTCGCGGGCACCAAGCGCGGCGCGCACCTGGCGCTGTCGCTGGAGCGGCTGGACGAGCTGCTTCCCCGCCCGGCGCGCCGGATCGGCCTGTCGGCGACGGTCCGGCCCGTGGACGAGGTGGCCCGGTACCTCGCGCCGCGCGGCAAGGTGGAGATCGTCCAGCCGCCGTCGGCGAAGGAGTTCGACCTGTCGGTGGTCGTCCCGGTCGAGGACATGGGCGAGTTGGGCGGCTCTCCCGCCACGGAGGGCCGGGAGGGCGGGGACAAGCCCTCCATCTGGCCGCATGTGGAGGAGCGGATCGCCGATCTCGTGCAGGCCCACCGGTCCACGATCGTGTTCGCCAACTCCCGGCGCCTCGCGGAGCGCCTGTGCAACCGGCTCAACGAGATCGCGTACGAGCGGGCGATGGGAGAGGAGCTGCCCGAGGGGTCACCGCCGGCCGAGATCATGGCGCAGTCGGGCGCCGCGCAGGGCGCCCCGCCGCTGCTGGCCCGCGCGCACCACGGTTCGGTGTCCAAGGAGCAGCGGGCTCTGGTCGAGGAGGACCTGAAAGCGGGCCGGCTGCCCGCCGTGGTCGCGACGTCCAGCCTGGAGCTGGGCATCGACATGGGCGCGGTGGACCTGGTGGTGCAGGTGGAGTCGCCGCCCTCGGTGGCGTCGGGGCTCCAGCGCGTCGGCAGGGCGGGCCACCAGGTGGGCGCGGTCTCCACGGGCGTCGTGTTCCCCAAGTACCGGGGCGACCTGGTGCAGGCCGCCGTGGTGACCGAGCGGATGCGGACGGGCTCGATCGAGTCCTTGCGCATTCCCTCCAACCCGCTGGACGTCCTCGCCCAGCAGCTGGTCGCGATGACCGCGATGGACACCTGGCAGCTGGACGACCTGCTGGCCCTGGTGCGGCGGGCCGCGCCCTTCGCGGCGCTGCCGGAGTCGGCGTTCACCTCCGTGCTGGACATGCTGGCGGGCCGCTACCCCTCGGACGCGTTCGCCGAGCTCAGGCCCCGTGTCGTATGGGACCGGGTGGCGGGCACCATCACCGGCCGGCCGGGGGCGCAGCGGCTCGCGGTGACCTCGGGCGGCACGATCCCGGACCGGGGCCTCTTCGGCGTCTTCCTCGCGGGGGCCGACCCGAAGAAGGGCGGCGGCCGGGTCGGCGAGCTGGACGAGGAGATGGTGTATGAGTCCCGGGTCGGGGACGTGTTCACCCTGGGCACGAGCTCCTGGCGCATCGAGGACATCACGCGCGACCGCGTCCTGGTCTCACCGGCGCCCGGGGTTCCGGGCCGGCTGCCGTTCTGGAAGGGCGACCAGCTGGGCCGTCCTCTCGAACTGGGCCGGGCGGTCGGTGCGTTCCTGCGCGAGCTCGGCGGGCTCACCGACGAGGACGCCCGGCTGCGGCTGCTGGCGGCCGGGCTCGACGCCTGGGCCGCGGAGAACGTCCTCGCCTACCTCGCCGAGCAGCGCGAGGCCTGCGGTCATGTGCCGGACGACCGGACGATCGTGGTCGAGCGGTTCCGCGACGAGCTCGGCGACTGGCGGGTCGTCGTCCACTCCCCCTTCGGCGCGCAGGTGCACGCCCCGTGGGCGCTGGCCCTCGGCGCCCGCCTCGCCGAGCGGTACGGGATGGACGCGCAGGTGATGCACGCGGACGACGGCATCGTGCTGCGCCTGCCCGACGCGGACCTGCTCTCCATGGACCTGCTCGACCACGATCCGGCGGCGCCCGCGCAGTCCTTCGCGTTCGATGACGAGCAGGCCCCGCTGGGCGCGGCGGACGTCGCCTTCGACCACGGCGACGTCCAGCAGATCGTCACCGACCAGGTGGGCGGCTCGGCCCTGTTCGCCTCCCGGTTCCGCGAGTGCGCGGCGCGCGCCCTGCTGTTGCCGCGCCGCAGTCCGGGCAAGCGCACGCCGCTGTGGCAGCAGCGCCAGCGCGCCTCCCAACTGCTCCAGGTGGCCTCCGAGTTCGGGTCCTTCCCGATCGTCCTGGAAGCCGTACGCGAATGCCTCCAGGACGTCTTCGACGTGCCGGGCCTGACCGAACTGATGGGGGACATCGAGGCGCGCCGGGTCCGGCTGGTCGAGGTCACCACGCCGGAGCCGTCGCCGTTCGCGCGGTCGCTGCTGTTCGGCTACGTCGCCCAGTTCCTGTACGAGGGGGACTCGCCGCTGGCCGAGCGCCGGGCGGCCGCGCTCTCGCTGGACTCCCGGCTGCTGGCGGAGCTGCTCGGCCAGGCGGAACTGCGGGAACTGCTGGACGCCGAGGTGCTGGAGGAACTGGAGCGCGAACTCCAGTGGCTGACCGAGGACCGCCGGGCCAAGGACGCCGAGTCGGTGGCCGACCTGCTGCGCCTGCTGGGCCCGCTCACCGAGGAGGAGTTGTCCGAGCGCGGCGCGCAGCCGTCGTGGGCCGCCGAACTCGGCGCCGCGCGCCGGGCGATCCGGGTCCGGGTGGGCGGCGCCGACCACTGGGCGGCGATCGAGGACGCGGGGCGGCTGCGGGACGCGCTGGGCACCGCGCTGCCCGTCGGGGTCCCGGAGGCCTTCACGGAACCGGTCAAGGACCCGCTCGGCGACCTCCTCGCCCGGTACGCCCGCACCCACGGGCCGTTCACCACCACCGCCGTGGCCGCCCGCTTCGGGCTGGGCGCGGCGGTCACCGAAGGCGCCCTGCACCGGCTGGCGGCGGCGGGCCGGGTGGTGCAGGGCGAGTTCCACCCGGCGGGCATCGGGCAGGAGTGGTGCGACGCCGCGGTGCTGCGCAGGCTGCGCCGCCGTTCTCTGGCGGCCCTGCGCCAGGAGCTGGAGCCGGTGCCGCCGGCCTCCCTGGCCACCTTCCTGCCCCAGTGGCAGCACCTGGGCGGCGCCCTGCGCGGGATCGACGGCCTGGCCCGGGCGATCGAGCAGCTCCAGGGGGCCCCGGTGCCGGCCTCCGCCCTGGAACGCCTGATCCTGCCCTCACGGGTCTCGGGCTACTCCCCCGCCCTGCTGGACGAGCTGACCACCACGGGGGAGGTGGTCTGGGCCGGGGCCGGCGCCCTCCCCGGCAAGGACGGCTGGCTCTCGCTCTACCTCGCGGAGGCGGCGCCCCTGCTCCTGCCACCGCCGCATCCGCTGGAGACGACCCCGCTGCACCAGGCCGTCCTCGACGCCCTCTCGGGCGGCTACGGCCTGTTCTTCCGCCAGCTCGTGGAGTCGGTCCGGGCGAAGTGGCCTGAGGCTTCCGAACTCCAGCTGTCCGAGGCGCTCTGGGACCTGGCCTGGTCGGGGCGGCTGACCAACGACACCCTGGCCCCGTTG
This Streptomyces sp. NBC_00539 DNA region includes the following protein-coding sequences:
- a CDS encoding AraC family transcriptional regulator yields the protein MGTDDGRREWARHWQYPELPGLDLLRAHYVRHTFPRHAHDGYVIAAVTGGVEEIGLPAATLRAGPGSVVLINPEVAHTARAGVPEGWAYATLYPSRALISEVAAEIGTLRGTPGFTADMVPDPQASQVISEVHRAAEAGNALAADTLLRGVVARMLTRHAGPLPARTVRRAGGADAERARAVLEERIAQPPSLEQLAAELGTSPFALLRAFRERYGMPPHTWLTDARVRRARRLLDAGTAPAEAAVAVGFTDQPHLNRHFTRIVGVPPGAYRRERRHTG
- a CDS encoding ATP-dependent helicase, producing the protein MSGSALDSFSPATRSWFSGAFVMPTSAQDGAWRAIGEGSDVLVVAPTGSGKTLAAFLAALDQLASTPPPAEPKKRCRVLYVSPLKALAVDVERNLRSPLTGIRQESVRLGLPEPEIRVGIRSGDTPPAERRALVTRPPDILITTPESLFLMLTSAARDALAGVETVILDEVHAVAGTKRGAHLALSLERLDELLPRPARRIGLSATVRPVDEVARYLAPRGKVEIVQPPSAKEFDLSVVVPVEDMGELGGSPATEGREGGDKPSIWPHVEERIADLVQAHRSTIVFANSRRLAERLCNRLNEIAYERAMGEELPEGSPPAEIMAQSGAAQGAPPLLARAHHGSVSKEQRALVEEDLKAGRLPAVVATSSLELGIDMGAVDLVVQVESPPSVASGLQRVGRAGHQVGAVSTGVVFPKYRGDLVQAAVVTERMRTGSIESLRIPSNPLDVLAQQLVAMTAMDTWQLDDLLALVRRAAPFAALPESAFTSVLDMLAGRYPSDAFAELRPRVVWDRVAGTITGRPGAQRLAVTSGGTIPDRGLFGVFLAGADPKKGGGRVGELDEEMVYESRVGDVFTLGTSSWRIEDITRDRVLVSPAPGVPGRLPFWKGDQLGRPLELGRAVGAFLRELGGLTDEDARLRLLAAGLDAWAAENVLAYLAEQREACGHVPDDRTIVVERFRDELGDWRVVVHSPFGAQVHAPWALALGARLAERYGMDAQVMHADDGIVLRLPDADLLSMDLLDHDPAAPAQSFAFDDEQAPLGAADVAFDHGDVQQIVTDQVGGSALFASRFRECAARALLLPRRSPGKRTPLWQQRQRASQLLQVASEFGSFPIVLEAVRECLQDVFDVPGLTELMGDIEARRVRLVEVTTPEPSPFARSLLFGYVAQFLYEGDSPLAERRAAALSLDSRLLAELLGQAELRELLDAEVLEELERELQWLTEDRRAKDAESVADLLRLLGPLTEEELSERGAQPSWAAELGAARRAIRVRVGGADHWAAIEDAGRLRDALGTALPVGVPEAFTEPVKDPLGDLLARYARTHGPFTTTAVAARFGLGAAVTEGALHRLAAAGRVVQGEFHPAGIGQEWCDAAVLRRLRRRSLAALRQELEPVPPASLATFLPQWQHLGGALRGIDGLARAIEQLQGAPVPASALERLILPSRVSGYSPALLDELTTTGEVVWAGAGALPGKDGWLSLYLAEAAPLLLPPPHPLETTPLHQAVLDALSGGYGLFFRQLVESVRAKWPEASELQLSEALWDLAWSGRLTNDTLAPLRSLLGSGRTAGATAHRARRTVPRGRYGTLSAAASRTGPPTVSGRWSLLPGQAPDPTHRAHALARTLLDRHGVVTRGAVAAEGVEGGFSAVYRVLSAFEDSGQARRGYVVEGLGAAQFAMDGAVDRLRAAERTPPPLAAVVLAAADPANAYGAALPWPEPPAGATHKPGRKAGSLVVLVDGELVLYLERGGKTLLAWPPPEDPRLEAAVSSLAAGCRAGKVPPLTVERINAAAALTSSLGRSLEAAGFHATPRGLRLRP